A window of the Salvelinus sp. IW2-2015 linkage group LG3, ASM291031v2, whole genome shotgun sequence genome harbors these coding sequences:
- the LOC112067843 gene encoding uncharacterized protein: METPDTRTWGSGDIKEGGVREEEERGSLPPQKSAMDESDESDGSEPEPPAVICRKVSFADAFGLDLVYVKEFDSTDLTGAEVADPPEPEVKVKEPDEYFLSSLFTVPSSPEELEQRLQDQKLELESIELLPGTTALRGIIRVVNLCYNKSLYIRITLDSWKTNFDLLAEYVPGSSXGTTDRFAFRLTLVPPFEMEGTKVEFCLRYETSVGTFWANNSDMNYVLFCHKKGGRDLIAMEPQLEEVNNWREKRSCLKVNSKMYSAEENSLETTTDSPDSATHRAEGAGRKTVDNAEHLLSNLHHEDYHHKHLGDSQRSRRRAARSARVQECFSQREQAARREHISNGLPHNGLEKPPSLPDISIKPLRDSASSLLRLRQKKQTNDTPQIMTYHQIPLLSLDWGKEKVXAGTPDEDDIWIRTRTTAQLTSDKSEDNLGEQPSVCDLWEAFLNGTDSKDTTSVPESEWLQSATSVCPSIETEDFETSSKVENQQEDDLDSNTRRYTHCTVDELPLGAHNHVMPVVIAKEPLSSSGVTVSRDDKALVYDPSQRSEAIPVTDTLQEPIPSGAARVVGGSVDSTAQCYKHVEGGRRREEEPFTPYKAEPVTSSGETETTDMTAMAESQNANAVDRIXQGERQDKXLSSDVXAEVKGNVHKAADDTVTFSETVGERTEDKTNTQSYGVEEGFTQAYKEDELFRPNQPEEKEFTQDLTEXVLHKQSQAVEDEFRINRREKMYLELNLTEFEEFRPSRTYEEEFRLNQTEKEESSLKQTHKEELSPNKSDEVGIRPFNTVEDESKPNQSEAEKFRSNQRDEEESRLNQTFGDEFSWNQTELEELXPNKIEMEEEFSPSHQGEEDDRRSDTDKELRLNHEEEEIDRENXTFAEKFRPNQTPNEEFXSNELEAFRRSQFDEEQRDRDNLEEVEEFRSNQTHEEGFWSNKMQEEDIYQSLNEEELYRDTDMDEESSTHNLTEPEVFREKTTGEVETTGNVMXEMXRQRDTEQIREEISFETPVKEEVEDLTDDTANTRNEXEDVSTEKEEEHEVTMENVECPRQDENGKLSEGSKELIMKDDKESFQKEVELGGDXYFGEQKGLNEETLEEVLYLQSVDNSPLAEQENEKEEKLSDVPIHQTKRLTQKVVTDIDSEVDSLMKAXTAPGLTFKPRRGLSQTTPSSNAEPSMGDVPLSNRGTTVFSHSSSLSTRFNTVSSEGSESGVSQGSTQNPSSLGEGQETLSSRTSPPPSEKVEDAASSVLAWLRVFFSLSSVTRALVYALLVAVFVFTTLVYNFPVCFGLYLFSLYWWCRVADRQRVTGTDRIDGER, translated from the exons ATGGAGACTCCAGACACCAGAACCTGGGGCAGCGGGGATATTAAagaggggggagtgagggaggaagaggagcgagGAAGCCTCCCCCCACAGAAAAGCGCCATGGACGAATCGGACGAGTCAGATGGTTCGGAGCCCGAGCCCCCGGCCGTCATCTGTAGGAAGGTGTCCTTTGCTGACGCCTTCGGTCTAGATCTGGTGTACGTCAAGGAGTTTGACAGTACAGACCTGACGGGGGCAGAGGTCGCTGACCCCCCAGAGCCCGAGGTCAAAGTTAAAGAACCGGACGAGTATTTCCTGTCATCTTTGTTTACCGTGCCCTCGTCTCCGGAGGAACTCGAACAGAGACTCCAGGATCAGAAGCTGGAGCTGGAGAGCATTGAGTTACTTCCTGGCACCACCGCGCTCAGGGGTATTATCAGGGTGGTGAACCTGTGCTACAATAAATCCCTTTATATCCGGATCACTCTGGATAGCTGGAAGACCAACTTTGACCTGCTGGCTGAGTACGTCCCGGGCTCCAGCGMTGGAACAACGGACAGGTTTGCGTTCAGGCTTACCCTCGTGCCTCCCTTTGAGATGGAGGGCACCAAAGTGGAGTTYTGCCTCAGATACGAGACATCGGTGGGAACTTTYTGGGCAAACAACAGTGACATGAACTATGTGCTGTTYTGCCAYAAAAAGGGAGGCAGAGACCTGATAGCGATGGAGCCTCAGCTAGAGGAAGTAAataactggagagagaagagaagctgtCTGAAAGTCAACAG TAAGATGTACAGCGCTGAGGAGAACTCTTTGGAGACCACTACAGACTCTCCAG ATTCAGCTACACATAGAGCAGAGGGGGCTGGCAGGAAAACCGTGGACAACGCAGAGCATCTACTCTCTAATTTGCATCATGAGGATTACCATCACAAACATTTG GGGGATAGTCAGAGGAGCAGACGAAGGGCGGCCCGTTCAGCACGAGTGCAGGAATGCTTTTCCCAGCGAGAGCAGGCAGCAAGACGGGAACACATTTCCAATGGGCTACCACATAATGGACTGGAGAAACCCCCTTCACTGCCTGACATCAGCATCAAACCCCTAAGGGACAGCGCCTCCAGTCTCCTACGATTACGCCAGAAGAAACAAACCAATGATACCCCTCAAATAATGACATACCACCAGATACCCCTACTATCCCTGGACTGGGGCAAAGAGAAAGTGYGGGCGGGGACTCCAGATGAGGATGACATCTGGATTAGAACGAGGACCACAGCTCAGCTCACATCAGACAAGTCCGAGGACAATCTGGGAGAACAACCCTCTGTTTGTGATCTGTGGGAAGCCTTCCTCAATGGCACAGACTCCAAAGATACCACCAGTGTGCCAGAGTCTGAATGGCTACAGTCAGCAACTTCAGTTTGCCCGTCAATTGAAACGGAGGATTTTGAGACATCCTCAAAAGTCGAGAACCAACAGGAGGATGACTTGGACTCAAATACACGAAGGTACACACACTGCACGGTAGATGAACTGCCGTTGGGGGCTCACAATCATGTGATGCCTGTGGTCATTGCCAAGGAGCCACTGTCAAGCTCGGGTGTCACCGTCTCCAGAGACGACAAAGCGTTGGTTTATGATCCTTCCCAAAGGTCAGAGGCCATCCCTGTAACAGACACTCTACAGGAACCCATTCCCTCGGGTGCTGCAAGGGTGGTCGGGGGCTCTGTTGACAGCACGGCTCAGTGTTACAAGCATGTGGagggggggagaagaagagaagaggagcctTTCACACCATATAAAGCAGAGCCGGTAACAAGCTCTGGGGAGACCGAGACAACAGATATGACAGCAATGGCGGAATCTCAGAATGCCAATGCAGTAGATAGAATCTGKCAGGGAGAAAGGCAAGACAAGAYGCTTTCTTCCGAYGTGGWAGCAGAGGTTAAAGGCAACGTGCACAAAGCAGCTGATGATACTGTGACATTTAGCGAGACAGtcggagagaggacggaggataaaacaaacacacagagctatgGAGTGGAGGAGGGATTTACACAGGCTTACAAAGAGGATGAGCTATTCAGGCCGAaccaaccagaggaaaaagaatTCACACAAGACCTCACAGAAGAMGTTTTGCATAAACAGAGTCAAGCAGTGGAAGATGAATTCAGAATTAACCGAAGAGAGAAAATGTATTTAGAACTGAACCtaacagagtttgaagaattcaGGCCGAGTCGAACATATGAAGAGGAATTCAGGCTCAATCAAACAGAAAAAGAAGAATCAAGcctgaaacaaacacacaaagaggAACTCAGTCCAAACAAATCAGACGAAGTTGGAATCAGACCATTTAATACAGTGGAAGATGAATCAAAACCGAATCAATCAGAGGCAGAGAAATTCAGATCAAATCAAAGAGATGAAGAGGAATCTAGACTGAACCAAACATTCGGTGATGAATTCAGCTGGAACCAAACTGAGTTAGAGGAATTAASACCGAACAAAATTGAGATGGAAGAGGAATTCTCCCCAAGCCATCAAGGCGAAGAAGATGACAGACGGAGCGACACAGACAAAGAATTGCGCCTGAAtcatgaggaggaagagatagacagagagaaccRGACATTTGCCGAAAAATTCAGACCGAACCAAACACCCAATGAAGAATTCRGATCAAACGAATTAGAGGCATTCAGACGGAGTCAGTTTGATGAAgaacagagagaccgagacaacCTAGAAGAGGTTGAAGAATTCAGATCCAACCAAACACACGAAGAGGGATTCTGGTCCAATAAAATGCAAGAAGAAGATATCTATCAGAGCCTAAATGAAGAGGAGCTATACAGAGACACTGATATGGATGAAGAATCATCAACACACAACCTAACAGAGCCTGAAGTATTCAGGGAAAAGACCACGGGAGAAGTGGAAACGACAGGGAATGTCATGCYCGAAATGTYcagacagagagacacagaacagATACGTGAAGAAATAAGTTTTGAAACTCCAGTAAAGGAGGAAGTTGAGGACTTAACGGACGATACAGCAAACACCCGAAATGAGASTGAGGACGTGTCAACAGAAAAGGAAGAAGAGCATGAGGTGACAATGGAAAACGTTGAATGCCCAAGACAAGATGAAAATGGAAAGTTGTCAGAAGGGTCAAAAGAACTTATTATGAAGGATGATAAAGAATCATTTCAAAAAGAGGTAGAGTTAGGTGGAGATGAWTATTTCGGAGAACAGAAAGGTTTGAATGAGGAAACGTTAGAAGAGGTGTTATATTTGCAGTCGGTTGATAATAGTCCTTTAGCCGAGCAAGAGAATGAGAAGGAGGAGAAACTGTCAGATGTGCCGATCCATCAGACAAAACGTCTCACTCAGAAAGTGGTGACAGACATAGACTCCGAGGTAGATTCTCTCATGAAGGCAYGTACAGCTCCCGGTTTGACCTTTAAACCGAGACGAGGCCTTAGCCAAACTACACCCAGTAGCAATGCAGAGCCCTCTATGGGAGATGTACCTCTTTCAAACAGAGGTACAACTGTCTTCTCTCATTCATCGTCTCTAAGCACAAGATTTAACACAGTGAGCAGTGAAGGGAGTGAGTCAGGGGTCAGTCAGGGGTCAACCCAAAACCCATCGTCATTAGGGGAGGGTCAGGAGACCCTCAGCAGCCGTACGAGCCCTCCTCCCTCAGAGAAAGTGGAGGATGCTGCCAGCAGCGTCTTGGCATGGTTGAGGGTGTTCTTCTCTCTCAGTAGCGTAACCCGAGCATTGGTCTATGCCCTTTTGGTAGCAGTGTTTGTCTTTACCACTCTTGTGTATAATTTCCCAGTGTGCTTTGGTCTCTACTTGTTTTCACTGTATTGGTGGTGCCGTGTGGCAGATAGGCAACGCGTGACAGGGACTGACAGAATAGATGGAGAGAGGtaa